From the genome of Ziziphus jujuba cultivar Dongzao chromosome 6, ASM3175591v1, one region includes:
- the LOC125419054 gene encoding TMV resistance protein N-like, with amino-acid sequence MASSSSSSSSLSSAISPQQKHEIQEKYDVFLSFRGEDTRDKFVSHLYAALSATHISTFMDDNELQGGDEIRPKLSQAIQNSKIGIIIFSKNYASSTWCLNELVEILECKKRNKLSFVIPIFYEIDPSDVRKQKRSYEAAFGELEERFKDRMEKLPQWRAALTETSNLTGLNSKKSRGESEFVQKIVENILEKLLQCQSSDEKYFKGLIGIEEKIKKIESLLSIGSKDIRFIGICGMGGIGKTTLAKVVFEKLLNSQSFDRCCFLKDVRKILKGSGGLDHLTKDVISRLLNEKTVREMDTPFEALPPTIFQRLRRVKALIVLDDVDSSTQLESFYDGCCVLAPGSRIIVTTRDEQVLKTVTDSIHKVERLNDIESLELFRLRAFRENSPTVDYEMVLETIRYAHGNPLALKVLGSSLCRRPKDEWESVLKKLKKNQALEIKEVLKISYDGLDNGSKDMFLDIAFLFNSSFTRDHAKSILGDAVEMEISLLIEKCLIEDDEGNELRMHDLLRQMGREIVRDEDKEPGSRSRLCDAVEVCDVLENCTGTAAVGVISLDMFEIEKNVIVHPGAFSNMRNLRLLRVYYGHHYIARNEGIHKFKLSIPRALHSDLSTKLRFLQWDSYPLKSLPSNFIPENLVGLVLRGSHVEKLWNNPKAVSLPVLRRMDLKFSKFLTQVPDLTQDPNLETINLEGCTSLVQFCSSLQNLEKLTYLKLNGCSKLRDVEGMFKRPEKLSESWIQKFISNVWPYPSQAHISQKFAPNLRCLLLRETAIEKVPPSIVCLSGLVELDLGFCKRLKSLPTSICHLNSLEQLDLRGCEKLKTLPEILKPMGRLKRLYLSESGIKELPESIENIVSLKILRMDECQDLEFLPSSLGKLRNLSLMSLNYCSKVQELLPISPSLKNLYVNYCYRLKSLPEIPPQFLRSLPTIPSPHFGFCEHGCTAWSDYFTFYGCGKLDQNTRNMLADQALFHILSRLKFGSSAGGCRSDYFCYLGDEIPEWFDHQTCGTSISNIVSPPDWNDPKFLSFAFCIVLHQNKLGLFQDFDIVWKFGSQTICIDCDFPYLCADKFKDREVSSDHVFMVHVTKSALQQRIYELKYGFTGLSFRVPMHEVNWPNTCCTDVSFRAYWRFPNESAEIKKFGVRFIYRQDLERLYEKTERKNKRRFNECCDSSGSEAVDSLEEEDDDKAHCRIYRTLGGYIR; translated from the exons atggcttcttcttcttcttcttcttcttctctttcttcggCAATCTCTCCTCAACAAAAGCATgagattcaagaaaaatatgatgTGTTTCTCAGTTTCAGAGGTGAAGACACCCGCGATAAATTTGTTAGCCATCTTTATGCTGCTTTATCTGCAACGCATATCTCAACTTTCATGGATGATAATGAACTTCAGGGCGGTGATGAAATTCGACCCAAACTTAGCCAAGCTATCCAGAATTCGAAAATTGGGATCatcattttctcaaaaaattatGCTTCATCTACATGGTGTCTGAATGAACTGGTGGAAATTCTTGAAtgcaagaaaagaaataagCTGAGTTTCGTCATTCCAATCTTTTATGAGATAGATCCATCGGATGTACGAAAACAGAAGAGGAGTTATGAAGCTGCATTTGGTGAACTCGAAGAACGTTTTAAAGATAGAATGGAGAAGCTGCCTCAATGGAGGGCTGCATTGACAGAAACGTCTAATCTAACTGGATTGAATTCGAAGAAATCCag gGGTGAGAGTGAGTTTGTTCAAAAAATCGTCGAAAATATTCTAGAAAAACTGCTACAATGTCAATCATCAGATGAAAAATATTTCAAGGGACTCATTggaattgaagaaaaaataaagaaaattgaatCCCTATTATCCATTGGCTCAAAAGATATCCGCTTTATTGGTATTTGCGGCATGGGGGGTATCGGTAAGACTACCCTTGCTAAAGTtgtgtttgaaaaattattaaattctcaATCATTTGACCGTTGCTGTTTCCTTAAAGATGTAAGAAAAATACTTAAAGGATCCGGCGGATTAGATCATCTGACAAAGGATGTTATATCTCGTTTATTGAATGAGAAAACTGTTCGAGAGATGGATACCCCCTTTGAAGCTTTACCTCCTACTATTTTTCAGAGACTTCGACGTGTAAAGGCACTTATTGTTTTAGATGATGTGGATAGCTCAACCCAATTAGAATCTTTTTATGATGGATGTTGTGTACTTGCTCCTGGAAGCAGAATCATTGTTACAACTAGAGACGAGCAAGTGCTTAAGACAGTAACCGATAGTATTCACAAGGTTGAGAGGTTAAATGACATTGAATCTCTTGAGCTCTTCCGATTGCGTGCTTTTCGTGAAAACTCTCCAACTGTTGATTATGAAATGGTGTTAGAGACAATAAGATATGCTCATGGGAACCCACTAGCCCTTAAGGTCTTGGGCTCTTCCCTCTGCCGTAGACCTAAAGATGAATGGGAAAGTGTATTGAAGAAGCTGAAAAAGAATCAAGCTTTGGAAATTAAAGAAGTGTTGAAAATAAGTTACGACGGGCTGGATAATGGAAGCAAGGATATGTTTCTGGATATTGCtttcttatttaattcatcTTTTACAAGAGACCATGCAAAAAGTATCTTAGGTGACGCTGTGGAAATGGAAATAAGTCTTCTCATTGAGAAGTGTTTAATTGAAGATGATGAAGGTAACGAGCTACGCATGCATGATTTGCTGCGCCAAATGGGTCGAGAAATTGTACGTGATGAAGATAAAGAACCTGGTAGTCGCAGTAGGTTGTGCGATGCTGTGGAAGTTTGTGATGTATTGGAAAATTGTACG GGAACCGCAGCAGTTGGGGTCATATCATTGGACatgtttgaaattgaaaaaaatgtgaTAGTGCATCCTGGAGCCTTCTCAAACATGCGCAACCTACGACTTCTCAGAGTTTATTATGGTCATCATTATATTGCCAGAAATGAGGGGATCCACAAGTTCAAATTGTCCATTCCTCGAGCTCTTCACTCTGATCTTTCTACTAAGTTAAGGTTTTTACAATGGGACTCATACCCTTTGAAATCATTGCCATCAAACTTTATTCCTGAGAATCTTGTTGGACTTGTACTTCGTGGCAGCCATGTTGAAAAGCTTTGGAATAATCCTAAAGCTGTG TCTCTTCCGGTGTTAAGAAGGATGGATCTTAAGTTTTCTAAGTTCCTTACTCAAGTACCAGATTTGACACAGGATCCTAATCTGGAAACGATAAATCTTGAAGGCTGTACAAGCTTGGTTCAGTTTTGTTCATCACTTCAAAATCTTGAGAAGCTCACTTATCTAAAATTGAATGGTTGCTCCAAACTCAGAGATGTTGAAGGTATGTTCAAGAGACCAGAGAAATTATCTGAAAGTTGGATCCAAAAGTTTATAAGCAATGTATGGCCCTACCCATCTCAGGCTCACATTTCTCAAAAGTTTGCACCCAATTTAAGATGCTTACTTTTACGTGAGACAGCTATAGAAAAGGTTCCCCCATCAATTGTGTGTCTGTCGGGTCTTGTTGAATTAGATTTGGGGTTCTGCAAAAGACTTAAAAGTCTTCCAACAAGCATTTGTCATTTGAATTCTCTTGAACAACTAGATCTAAGAGGTTGTGAGAAACTGAAAACTTTGCCAGAAATCTTGAAGCCTATGGGACGGTTAAAACGACTTTATTTAAGTGAGAGTGGGATTAAAGAGTTGCCAGAGTCGATTGAAAATATAGTATCCCTTAAAATTTTACGTATGGATGAATGCCAGGACCTTGAGTTTCTCCCCAGCAGTCTAGGTAAATTAAGGAACCTTAGCCTGATGTCGCTCAACTACTGTTCAAAAGTTCAAGAATTGCTTCCCATTTCACCATCTTTGAAAAACTTGTATGTGAATTATTGCTATAGATTGAAATCTTTGCCAGAGATTCCACCTCAATTTTTAAGATCTTTGCCAACGATTCCATCTCCACATTTTGGTTTCTGTGAACATGGCTGCACAGCATGGTCTGATTACTTTACATTTTACGGTTGTGGAAAATTGGATCAGAACACACGCAACATGCTTGCTGATCAGGCACTATTTCATATTCTGTCTCGTCTGAAATTTGGATCCTCT GCCGGTGGTTGTCGTTCAGATTACTTTTGCTATCTAGGAGATGAAATTCCAGAGTGGTTCGACCATCAAACTTGTGGGACTTCAATCAGTAACATTGTGTCTCCTCCAGATTGGAATGATCCCAAATTCTTGTCTTTCGCTTTCTGCATTGTTCTTCATCAGAATAAACTTGGCTTGTTTCAAGATTTTGACATCGTATGGAAATTCGGTTCCCAAACCATCTGTATTGATTGTGATTTTCCATATCTTTGTGCCGACAAATTTAAGGATAGGGAGGTCAGTTCAGATCACGTGTTCATGGTGCATGTAACAAAATCGGCTTTGCAACAACGAATATATGAACTAAAATATGGTTTCACTGGCCTCTCTTTTCGTGTTCCAATGCATGAAGTAAATTGGCCAAATACGTGTTGCACTGACGTCTCGTTCCGTGCCTATTGGAGGTTTCCAAATGAATCTGCCGAGATTAAGAAGTTTGGGGTTCGGTTTATATACAGACAAGACTTAGAGAGGTTATATGAAAAAACTGAAAGAAAGAACAAGAGACGCTTCAATGAATGTTGTGATTCAAGTGGAAGTGAAGCTGTTGATTCTCTtgaggaagaagatgatgataaagCACATTGTCGTATATACAGAACTTTGGGAGGGTATATAAGGTAA